From a single Arachis hypogaea cultivar Tifrunner chromosome 3, arahy.Tifrunner.gnm2.J5K5, whole genome shotgun sequence genomic region:
- the LOC112790708 gene encoding isoamylase 1, chloroplastic, with product MPVLMSMGCFTLTHNASCSLLPSSQRVLELHSHSNFGGRIRVTLTPLNTRVSKNLNITTCAAVGNGIETDTAVVEKPQLGSRFQVSRGCPAPLGATPQDGGVNFAIYSLNAVSATLCLISLSDLQHNQVTDCIPLDPLINKTGGVWHVFLKGDFKDMLYGYKFDGKFSPQEGHYFDSSRVVLDPYAKAVISRGEFGALGPDGNCWPQMAGMVPSSDDNEFDWEGDLPLKYPQKDLVIYEMHVRGFTKHESSKTKFPGTYLGVVEKLDHLKELGVNCVELMPCHEFNELEYFSYNSVLGDYKVNFWGYSTINFFSPMIRYSSNGIRNCGRDGINEMKFMIKEAHKRGIEVIMDVVFNHTAEGNEKGPIISFRGVDNSIYYMVAPKGEFYNYSGCGNTFNSNHPVVRQFIVDCLRYWVTEFHVDGFRFDLASIMTRGSSLWDGVNVFGDPIGDLMTTGTPLGSPPLIDMISNDPILRGVKLIAEAWDAGGLYQVGTFPHWGIWSEWNGKYRDTVRQFIKGTDGFAGAFAECLCGSPNLYQGGGRKPWNSINFVCAHDGFTLADLVTYNNKHNLPNGEDNNDGENHNNSWNCGQEGEFASTLVRKLRKRQMRNFFLSLMVSQGVPMIYMGDEYGHTKGGNNNTYCHDNYLNYFQWDKKEESSSDFFRFCRLMTEFRQECESLGLDDFPTAERLQWHGHSPGMPDWSETSRFVAFTMVDSVKGEIYIAFNMSHLPSAITLPERPGYRWEPFVDTSKPAPYDFLSPDVPGREIAIQQYAQFLDANLYPMLSYSSIILLLTPDGSA from the exons ATGCCAGTGTTAATGTCAATGGGGTGCTTCACTCTCACTCACAATGCCTCATGCTCCCTCTTACCCTCTTCTCAAAGGGTGCTTGAGCTTCACTCTCATTCCAACTTTGGAGGGAGGATTAGAGTTACTCTTACTCCTCTCAACACGAGGGTTTCCAAGAACCTCAATATCACCACTTGTGCAGCCGTAGGGAATGGAATTGAGACCGACACAGCTGTCGTCGAGAAGCCTCAATTGGGTAGCCGCTTCCAAGTTTCCAGGGGATGCCCCGCCCCGCTTGGCGCCACCCCACAAGATGGCGGGGTCAATTTCGCCATTTACTCTCTCAATGCTGTCTCAGCCACTCTCTGTTTGATCTCTCTATCTGATTTGCAGCAT AATCAAGTGACGGACTGCATTCCTCTTGATCCGTTGATAAATAAGACTGGAGGTGTATGGCATGTATTCCTAAAAGGAGATTTTAAAGATATGCTGTATGGATACAAATTTGATGGCAAGTTTTCTCCACAAGAGGGACACTACTTTGACTCTTCTCGTGTGGTGCTGGATCCTTATGCAAAA GCAGTAATAAGCAGAGGAGAATTTGGAGCTTTAGGACCTGATGGTAACTGCTGGCCCCAGATGGCTGGCATGGTACCTTCTTCTGATGATAATGag TTTGACTGGGAAGGAGATTTACCACTGAAGTATCCACAAAAGGATCTTGTTATATATGAAATGCATGTGCGAGGGTTTACAAAGCACGAGTCAAGCAAGACTAAGTTCCCCGGCACATATCTCGGTGTAGTGGAGAAGCTTGACCACTTAAAG GAGCTTGGAGTAAATTGTGTAGAATTAATGCCATGTCACGAGTTCAATGAGCTGGAATACTTCAGTTACAATTCTGTACTAGGGGACTATAA GGTGAATTTTTGGGGGTATTCAACTATCAATTTCTTTTCACCAATGATTAGATACTCATCTAATGGTATAAGAAATTGTGGCCGTGAtggaattaatgaaatgaagttCATGATCAAAGAGGCACACAAACGTGGGATTGAG GTTATCATGGATGTTGTTTTCAATCATACAGCTGAAGGGAATGAGAAGGGTCCCATTATTTCTTTCAGAGGTGTGGACAACAGTATTTATTACATGGTAGCGCCTAAG GGGGAATTTTATAACTATTCTGGATGTGGGAACACATTCAATAGCAACCATCCAGTTGTGCGACAATTTATCGTGGACTGCTTAAG ATATTGGGTAACAGAATTTCATGTGGATGGTTTTCGCTTTGATCTTGCTTCAATTATGACGAGGGGAAGCAG TCTTTGGGATGGAGTTAATGTATTTGGGGATCCAATAGGTGACTTGATGACAACAGGAACTCCCCTCGGCAGCCCACCATTGATTGACATGATCAGTAATGATCCAATCCTACGTGGAGTGAAG CTTATAGCTGAAGCGTGGGATGCTGGAGGCCTCTACCAAGTTGGCACATTCCCTCATTGGGGTATTTGGTCAGAGTGGAATGGGAAG TATAGAGACACAGTACGCCAGTTTATCAAGGGTACTGATGGCTTTGCTGGAGCATTTGCTGAATGCCTTTGTGGCAGTCCTAACTTATATCAG GGAGGAGGAAGAAAACCATGGAATAGTATCAACTTTGTATGTGCGCATGATGGCTTTACTCTGGCTGACTTGGTGACTTATAACAACAAGCATAACTTGCCAAATGGGGAAGACAATAATGATGGAGAAAATCATAATAATAGCTGGAACTGTGGTCAG GAGGGGGAGTTTGCTAGCACCTTGGTGAGGAAATTGAGGAAAAGGCAAATGCGAAATTTCTTTCTCTCGCTCATGGTTTCCCAA GGAGTTCCGATGATATATATGGGGGACGAATATGGACATACCAAAGGGGGAAACAACAATACCTATTGTCATGATAACTAC CTTAATTACTTCCAATGGGACAAGAAGGAAGAGTCCTCGTCAGACTTCTTCAGATTTTGCCGCCTTATGACTGAATTCCGCCA GGAATGTGAGTCACTGGGCTTGGATGACTTCCCAACAGCGGAGAGGCTGCAGTGGCATGGTCATTCTCCTGGAATGCCAGACTGGTCTGAAACTAGCCGTTTCGTGGCCTTTACCATG GTGGACTCAGTGAAAGGAGAAATTTACATTGCTTTCAACATGAGTCATTTACCTTCTGCGATTACGTTGCCAGAACGTCCTGGATACAGATGGGAACCATTTGTCGACACGAGCAAGCCTGCACCATATGATTTTCTCAGTCCTGATGTTCCTGGAAGAGAGATTGCAATACAGCAGTATGCTCAGTTTCTTGATGCCAATTTGTATCCTATGCTTAGTTACTCTTCCATCATCCTCTTGCTTACTCCTGATGGAAGTGCGTAG